A region from the Dendropsophus ebraccatus isolate aDenEbr1 chromosome 1, aDenEbr1.pat, whole genome shotgun sequence genome encodes:
- the RAP1B gene encoding ras-related protein Rap-1b yields the protein MREYKLVVLGSGGVGKSALTVQFVQGIFVEKYDPTIEDSYRKQVEVDGQQCMLEILDTAGTEQFTAMRDLYMKNGQGFALVYSITAQSTFNDLQDLREQILRVKDTDDVPMILVGNKCDLEDERVVGKEQGQNLARQWNNCAFLESSAKSKINVNEIFYDLVRQINRKTPVPGKARKKSTCQLL from the exons ATGCGTGAATACAAGCTGGTCGTCCTTGGGTCTGGTGGTGTTGGGAAGTCTGCACTG accGTCCAATTTGTCCAAGGAATTTTTGTTGAAAAATATGACCCCACAATAGAAGATTCTTACAGAAag caaGTTGAAGTTGATGGTCAACAATGTATGCTTGAAATCTTAGACACGGCAGGAACG GAACAATTTACAGCAATGAGGGATCTTTATATGAAGAATGGACAAGGCTTTGCATTAGTGTACTCCATAACTGCACAGTCTACATTTAATGATTTACAGGACCTCAGAGAACAGATCCTCAGAGTCAAAGACACTGATGAT GTGCCAATGATTTTGGTTGGAAACAAATGTGACTTGGAGGATGAGAGGGTTGTTGGCAAGGAACAGGGGCAGAATCTAGCAAGACAGTGGAACAATTGTGCATTCCTGGAGTCTTCTGCCAAGTCCAAGATTAATGTCAATGAG ATTTTTTATGATCTTGTGCGACAAATTAACAGAAAAACTCCTGTACCGGGCAAGGCACGCAAAAAGTCAACATGTCAGCTGCTTTAA